In the genome of Corallococcus soli, one region contains:
- a CDS encoding TonB family protein has protein sequence MAAARKNGLTLRITTPDGSIQETVSEAESVIVGSGAQAAVKIQDPRVSNLHVMLKVDHDGSVTAIDLGSEGGTQVSGQKLVIPTALKPGDVLTVGTSRVEVLFGDTPRPVAPAGAAVAKPGVFQQLPPSRPVMQPAQQASVAPPVRRDVAPPRPPVQAAPANVVGTVSTPRSAPVGAMGASVATHNVAPTPVFGPSAPPGMVRKPTPASVVAAKKPQLAAHLQDPLPLDAQPTPEAKVLQVAMLWGDQMLEVQHFKDGAPVTIGEGKKNAFHVFVPQVGARHVLAVSKGDKLELKAPVGSGVFVTNKGDVRTKDALRAAGQLNAASAEQEQVFNLGLHDRAEVSLGTVAFVMRYVKPSPAILATSLSDRDFSFFKIAAICILASAAFVAAMVLTPHSETRSADDVFASQQSVAKFLIAPEKKVEAKKLQLSGVEEGAKAKDEEGKFGKEEAKQAEAAPSKPGTNVVDKSKKEKDRQVVGKVGLLGALKGMKGGASDVFGPGGIGTGINNSLGGLKGGAAMGDAQGVGGLGSRGTGNGGGGTALGIGGLGTQGTGRGVGGSGGIDLGGRGKSVTKVIPGKTTVVGGLDKDVIAKVIRRHQNEIKYCYESELNKNPSLAGKVAVAFTIDPAGAVADANVSETTLGSNAAENCMISRIRRWKFPEPKGGGVVSVTYPWLFSPSGADAEG, from the coding sequence ATGGCGGCGGCGAGAAAAAACGGTTTGACGCTTCGGATTACGACTCCAGACGGCTCCATCCAGGAGACGGTTTCGGAGGCAGAGAGTGTCATCGTGGGGTCGGGCGCCCAGGCGGCGGTGAAGATTCAGGATCCGCGGGTCTCCAATCTCCATGTGATGCTCAAGGTGGACCACGATGGTTCGGTGACGGCCATCGACCTGGGCAGCGAAGGCGGCACCCAGGTCTCCGGGCAGAAGCTCGTCATTCCCACGGCGCTCAAGCCGGGTGACGTGTTGACGGTGGGGACCTCGCGGGTGGAGGTGCTCTTCGGTGACACGCCCCGGCCGGTGGCTCCGGCGGGCGCGGCGGTGGCGAAGCCCGGGGTGTTCCAGCAACTGCCCCCGTCGCGTCCGGTGATGCAGCCGGCGCAGCAGGCCTCGGTGGCCCCTCCGGTCCGGCGCGACGTCGCGCCTCCCCGGCCCCCGGTGCAGGCGGCGCCTGCCAACGTCGTGGGCACGGTCAGCACGCCGCGCTCCGCGCCGGTGGGGGCCATGGGCGCTTCGGTGGCCACGCACAACGTGGCGCCCACGCCGGTGTTCGGCCCCTCCGCGCCTCCGGGCATGGTGCGCAAGCCCACGCCCGCGTCGGTGGTGGCGGCGAAGAAGCCGCAGCTGGCGGCGCACCTGCAGGACCCGCTGCCCCTGGACGCGCAGCCCACGCCCGAGGCGAAGGTCCTCCAGGTGGCGATGCTCTGGGGCGACCAGATGCTGGAGGTCCAGCACTTCAAGGACGGCGCCCCGGTCACCATCGGCGAAGGCAAGAAGAACGCCTTCCACGTCTTCGTGCCGCAGGTGGGCGCGCGGCACGTGCTGGCGGTGAGCAAGGGCGACAAGCTGGAGCTCAAGGCGCCGGTGGGCTCCGGCGTGTTCGTCACCAACAAGGGTGATGTCCGCACGAAGGACGCGCTGCGCGCCGCGGGTCAGCTCAACGCCGCCTCGGCGGAGCAGGAGCAGGTGTTCAACCTGGGCCTGCACGACCGCGCGGAGGTGTCGCTGGGCACCGTGGCGTTCGTGATGCGCTACGTGAAGCCGTCGCCGGCCATCCTGGCCACCTCGCTGTCGGACCGCGACTTCAGCTTCTTCAAGATCGCCGCCATCTGCATCCTGGCGTCGGCCGCGTTCGTCGCCGCGATGGTGCTCACGCCGCACTCGGAGACGCGCTCCGCGGACGACGTCTTCGCGTCCCAGCAGAGCGTGGCGAAGTTCCTCATCGCCCCGGAGAAGAAGGTGGAGGCGAAGAAGCTCCAGCTCTCCGGCGTGGAGGAGGGCGCCAAGGCGAAGGACGAAGAGGGCAAGTTCGGCAAGGAGGAGGCGAAGCAGGCGGAGGCCGCGCCTTCGAAGCCGGGCACCAACGTCGTCGACAAGAGCAAGAAGGAGAAGGACCGCCAGGTGGTGGGCAAGGTTGGCCTGCTGGGCGCGCTCAAGGGCATGAAGGGTGGCGCGTCGGACGTGTTCGGTCCGGGCGGCATCGGCACCGGCATCAACAACTCGCTGGGCGGCCTCAAGGGCGGCGCGGCCATGGGTGACGCGCAGGGCGTAGGCGGCCTGGGTTCGCGCGGCACCGGCAACGGCGGTGGCGGCACGGCGCTGGGCATCGGCGGGCTGGGGACGCAGGGCACGGGACGCGGCGTGGGCGGCTCGGGCGGCATCGACCTGGGTGGCCGTGGCAAGTCCGTGACCAAGGTGATTCCCGGCAAGACGACGGTGGTGGGCGGCCTGGACAAGGACGTCATCGCCAAGGTCATCCGGCGGCACCAGAACGAGATCAAGTACTGCTACGAGTCGGAGCTGAACAAGAACCCGTCGCTGGCGGGCAAGGTCGCGGTGGCCTTCACCATCGACCCGGCGGGCGCGGTGGCGGACGCCAACGTGTCGGAGACGACGCTGGGCAGCAACGCGGCGGAGAACTGCATGATCTCCCGCATCCGTCGCTGGAAGTTCCCGGAGCCCAAGGGCGGCGGCGTGGTGTCCGTGACGTACCCGTGGCTGTTCTCGCCCTCCGGCGCGGACGCTGAGGGGTAG
- a CDS encoding tetratricopeptide repeat protein gives MKTTNSIDISSQFEGMGTQRMNGFRTKRMFLAGAFAFAFTTACATGPRPTPVAMNAVERPAPVVPSTPAPEVAEKGSVDNLFAEALKAYEAGDLDRARKGFEQVVAKEPKTLNAQFNLGVIAEKQGRPADARAAYEKVLFLDPAHTPSVMNLGLMHRHEGQLEEAITLYTKALQTPGHEHDEPVLNGLAATYRLAGKLDEAEATGRRVLARSKDNPEAYKTLALVAYDRGQYRLAELLIINARKVADKDPAIPNTLGMIYLKMEDRPRALAQFQKAVALDENFAAGHLNLGALALSYRNYAGAERSFVKALSLEPEGVEGQLYLAYALDGQKGLDPKKGVAAGEAFEKVLARRSEQPEAVCGAGWAYAADRSGFEKAIAFLDRCKELGATSPQDKQLITAKVQGLQTMLKNPPTPAPAATAEGEGEPKKDGAAAIGGAGSSSSPMMNQLPQDTAAPDPAAAAEGGTEPAPEASEAAPAAPGQPVDGQAAPASQAAPSPAPTP, from the coding sequence GTGAAGACGACGAACAGCATCGACATCAGCAGCCAGTTCGAGGGGATGGGGACGCAGCGGATGAACGGGTTTCGCACCAAGCGGATGTTCCTGGCGGGGGCCTTCGCCTTCGCCTTCACCACGGCGTGCGCCACGGGCCCCCGGCCCACGCCCGTCGCGATGAACGCGGTGGAGCGGCCCGCTCCTGTGGTGCCCTCGACCCCCGCGCCGGAGGTCGCGGAGAAGGGCAGCGTCGACAACCTCTTCGCGGAGGCGCTGAAGGCCTACGAGGCCGGGGACCTGGACCGCGCGCGCAAGGGCTTCGAGCAGGTCGTGGCGAAGGAGCCCAAGACGCTCAACGCGCAGTTCAACCTGGGCGTCATCGCGGAGAAGCAGGGCCGCCCGGCCGACGCCCGCGCCGCCTACGAGAAGGTCCTCTTCCTGGATCCGGCCCACACGCCGTCGGTGATGAACCTGGGCCTGATGCACCGGCACGAAGGCCAGCTGGAGGAGGCCATCACGCTGTACACGAAGGCGCTCCAGACGCCCGGCCACGAACACGACGAGCCCGTGCTCAACGGGCTGGCCGCGACGTACCGGCTGGCGGGCAAGCTGGACGAGGCGGAGGCCACCGGCCGGCGCGTGCTCGCGCGCAGCAAGGACAACCCGGAGGCGTACAAGACGCTGGCGCTGGTGGCGTACGACCGGGGCCAGTACCGCCTGGCGGAGCTGCTGATCATCAACGCGCGCAAGGTGGCGGACAAGGACCCCGCCATCCCCAACACGCTCGGGATGATCTACCTGAAGATGGAGGACCGCCCGCGCGCGCTCGCCCAGTTCCAGAAGGCCGTGGCGCTGGATGAGAACTTCGCCGCCGGGCACCTCAACCTGGGCGCGCTGGCGCTCTCCTACCGCAACTACGCGGGCGCGGAGCGCTCCTTCGTGAAGGCCCTGTCGCTGGAGCCGGAGGGCGTGGAGGGCCAGCTGTACCTGGCGTACGCGCTGGACGGCCAGAAGGGCCTGGATCCGAAGAAGGGCGTGGCCGCGGGCGAGGCGTTCGAGAAGGTGCTCGCGCGCCGCTCGGAGCAGCCAGAGGCGGTGTGCGGCGCGGGCTGGGCGTACGCGGCGGACCGCTCCGGCTTCGAGAAGGCCATCGCCTTCCTGGACCGCTGCAAGGAGCTGGGCGCCACGTCCCCGCAGGACAAGCAGCTCATCACCGCCAAGGTGCAGGGCCTGCAGACCATGCTCAAGAACCCGCCGACGCCGGCACCCGCCGCCACGGCGGAAGGGGAGGGCGAGCCGAAGAAGGACGGCGCGGCCGCCATCGGGGGCGCGGGCTCGTCTTCCTCCCCCATGATGAACCAGCTGCCCCAGGACACCGCCGCGCCCGACCCGGCCGCGGCGGCGGAGGGCGGCACCGAGCCGGCTCCCGAGGCGTCCGAAGCCGCTCCCGCGGCCCCGGGTCAGCCCGTGGACGGTCAAGCCGCCCCCGCGTCGCAGGCGGCTCCCTCGCCTGCCCCGACGCCCTGA